In Podarcis raffonei isolate rPodRaf1 chromosome 8, rPodRaf1.pri, whole genome shotgun sequence, the genomic window tggacaaatgtTCTACACTTAGCAAGCGGAGGACATCACGGGTGATTCCTTTCTGATACACAAACATTCCAAGTAGGAATGAttaggttgtatccagtgcttccTCTACTCAaagtatacccattgaaattaatggatatgaCTGACTTGGGTCCATTCTGTTCAGTGGGGCTACCCTGAGTAGAATTCAGTTGGATACCACGCAGAGTCCCATGGACAATGGCCATGTTAGTTGCCCCAGAACTGGCAACAATAAAATATAACGATCCATGCCCTTAAAACAAagttggatttagggcagtgtgactgcttctgctgcactgggcaccacaactatggcatggtgaattgagcagaatggaaagtGAGAGGTGGGAGGCACCAAATGTTGGCCTTGGGCAGGGAGTCTctgaaatctgaaagaccaaagtctgcccctgccttAAAATCATGATATGGGCTTAACCTTCTGGCTCCCAGCCGCAACTCTCCTcactgggggacaggaggcgggcaggtgtggaggagtccctggtcctgaatggggtaattgtgcccctgaaggaccaggtgtgcagcccgGGAGTCATTCtgaactcacagctgtctatggaggtgcaggtcaattctgtgtccagggcagctgtttatcagctccatctggtacgcaggctgagaccctacctgcccgcagactgcctcgccagagtggtgcatgctctagttattgctcacttgaactactgcaatgtgctctatgtggggctacctttgaaggtgacctggaaactacaactaatccagaatgtggcaactagactggtgactgggagtagccgagaccacataaaaccggtcttgaaagacctacactggctcccagtacgcttctgagcacaatgcaaagtgttggtgctgacctttaaagccctaaacggcctcggtccagtatacctgaaggagcgtctccacccccattattctacctggacactgaggtccagcaccgagggccttctggcggttcccttgctgtgagaagccaagttacagggaaccaggcagagggccttctcggtagtggcacccaccctgtggaacgccctcccaccagatgtcaaagagaaaaacaactaccagacttttagaagacatctgaaggcagccctgtttagggaagcttttaatgtttgatggactattgtattttaatattatgttggaagccacccagagtgactggggaaacccagccagatgggcggggtataaataaattattattattattattattattattattattattattattattattattatcccaccatCCTGCCCAGTTTTACCTTCCTATATAAGACTCCATCCTCCAGTTTTGTTCCCTTCCTCTTGTTATCAGGCGATTAACTCCCTTTTCCAACCCTCCTGCCACGTCTGCTCAGCACTGCTGGGCCTGGTGCCTAAATTCTCCCAACACTTCACCAACAGGAATACATGCCTATCATACCCGTCTTCTCACCCTACAAATTCCAGCCCAAGCCCTGCAGAACACAGGCAGGGAAGGTGTGGCCTGGGGCCAAACAGTGAGGCCTGGAGCAGGACATTGGGCACCCAGTCCTGAAgtgccccatccctgccttaaatcTAAAGAAAAAGATGTGCTTTGAACGTTAATTAGTAAATGCCATCTATTCTATTCGTGCAGTCTTGTGTTTCAAAGGCAAATACTGCAATTgtataccagtgtggtgtagtggttaagagcgacagactcgtaatctggtgaaccaggtttgcgtctctactcctccacatgcagctgctgggtgaccttgggccagtcacacttctttgaagtctcttagccccactcacctcacagtttgttgtgagggaggaagggaaaggagattgttagtcgctttgagactccttcaggtggtgataaagcgggatatcaaatccaaactactactactactactactactactcttcttcttcttcttcttcttcttcttcttcttcttcttcttcttcttcttcttcttctgctttggGAGCCTCAGagtgatataaataaatatgtgataTGATATAATATACAGTTGCAGcgtggaagtcaaatggaatccattccggtcGTCCGTTCAACtgccaaaacattcgaaaaccaaattgtggcttctgattggctgcaggaagctccagccAGTCAGAAGCCTTGAAAGCCCCTTagaatgtttggcttccaaaaacagttcacaaaccggaacagtcacttacaggtttgcgacattcgggagccaaaatgttcgggaactaagctgttcgaaaaccaaggtacgattgtacgtATTTTATGACTGGGGTGTATGCAGTTTTAGGGGAGGAGTCATTACCAATTTCCTCGTTCCCAGCCACTCGTACGTCTGGGTTGAAAGACTCAGTGGAGCTGCTGTTCCATTCCAGAGACAGAGCACGAACTAGCGGCCACCTGAGCAGAGCAGCCAGCAATGTAAAGCCAACGCCTAGGCAAAAGAAGACCAAAGTTCAccaaaagagaaagaggaagggagggaggcagcaggaggcagggAGAAGAGTTAGAGGTGCAGCTGAGGAGAGGAAGAGCAGAGCACCCAGCAGCTAATCACAGACTGCCAGCTTCGGGGAGCAAAGGGGAGGAAAAGTAGAGCAGGCCGCTCGCCATGAGCAACTACGAGAGGCTGAAAGATGATTCCACCACCACTCAGGATCCACCTCCTTACGCTGACAAAGACTCCCATGAAGACCCTGAGCCAACGAAACCTCTTATTGGACCAGAACCCCGCCACATGGGCTGGCCCTCTAACGCTGTGCCATCCCAGTACCAACACTATGGTGCAGCTGGTGCAGGATCCTACCAAGTTCCGATCCTTCAACCTCCGCAGGCCACCGTCATCATTCGTGGTCCACCTGCCAATGAACCTGATTACCTGGCCTACTCTATCTGTACCATGCtttgctgctgcctccccctgGGCATTGCTGCCTTAGTTTACTCTGTGCAGGTGAgctcctccctctttttctttgggCTGGGGGAGATGTAGTGCTATAATAAGAGGAGGTCCAAAAGGCCCCATGACCTTTTCTGATTTCCTTTTAGCAACAGTCTGTAGAAGGCGACTTGTGGTGTGGCTGAAATTCAGGAAGCAGGGGAGCCTAGGGTTTTTGGATTCAGGCTTTGGGGATTCTTTCCTCACCCCAATTGACAGAGAAAAATAGGGGTGGTTgacttttgctgcccaactccctaagggactgagtcccctaagtctaTGATCGGTCAGAGAtaaatggatggaggcaggaggcagtgaaagcaaggcagatctttatttttctgttgcaacagagttccctctccACCTAGCAAGGAGCGTAGAGAGACCCAGAACCAAGAAAaaacatctcttttaagggtttTCATTTTGGCATGGAGAAGAAGGACATCCCCTCTACAAACAGTCAGAAATTACATCACACATAATGTGGGGTAACTGTGGCTCAGGTAGGCCGAGGTGTCATATTCCTGAGGATTTGGCAAGATTTACATAGTTCCAGACACAGTTTGCAGAAAAGACATTTGAtaagaccaggggttggcaacctaaggcccatgggccacaagtggcccaagtggatcatttaaccagcccacgagccacccccaaaccgagctgcctgctcagcgagtccccgtgtgctgtgctaaactggGTGCCCACacgatctggcccacagagggatctctgccaGAGTGAACCaacccaggcaaggtaaaccttgcagACCCCTGGATAAGACAATCAGGATGCCTGTCAGTCATCCCTCATCTGGGCAAACAGTGACACTTAATAAAAATGAGGTTCAATAGATATAGGAGAGGAATCCCTTCAGGAACTTCCCAATTGCTACCTGCCTATGTGGACTAAGGCAAGAGGGATTAAGGAGGCGGAGGAAATATTTAGAGTCTTTAGGAGACCCAAGCTGGCttttggattgctctcctgtactattgtGGTGTATATACTTATGCATGTGTGCAATTgccaacatttattctatatttgcgcctgccaacctagcagttcgaaagcacccccgggtgcaagtagataaatagggaccgcttaccagcgggaaggtaaacggcgttccgtgtgcggctctggctcgccagagcagcttcgtcacgctggccacgtgacccggaagtgtctccggacagcgctggcccccggcctcttgagtgagatgggcgcacaaccccagagtctgtcaagactggcccgtacgggcaggggtacctttacctttacctttacctattctatatttgagaccttagaattcctacaacacccatcatttaAGCCACGGTGTCGTGCTACAGGAGAAATGTCAAAGCACAAAGTGGGTGGTGGTTTCAAAGAGAACAGGATAAGGGGATCGCTCAGATGTTGCTTTTGCTCAGTCAAGGCAAAACTCAGGCAGGGTGAGGTTCAGAGAGGGGACTGAATCAAGTCTGTGTTCAGGAGGGTTCCAGCTGGCTGGAGGGGCTCAAGCTAAGATCTGCAACTCTGAATCTCCTACGCTTCAGCAGGAAATAAAGGCAACCTCCGGCCTATATAGTATCAGCACAGCTGCCTCTACCAGCAGTGTGAGTTGTTGTTTTGCTTAAATGGGCCCAGCCCTCTGTGTTACGGTGGAGCAAAGGAGTCTCTGCTTGCATTGGGTCTTCCAAGTCCAAAGATGACATTGCCAAAGTCTCTGGCCATTGGAGAAGACAAAACTCTgaatcctttatttatttatcttttaatttttttataattttcatttagatATATTACAACAATTATTCCATCATAATTGTAGCATTTCAAACTTTGACTCCCTTCCCCGTGTTTCTGTggttcttttcatttcttttcatcTTCCTGCATACTCTTGAGTATAGGCTATATTAAAGGCtgaattaaaaacacaaattcCCCTGTAGTTATTTTCCCCACCACACTGTGTCGCCTCTGTTCCTCACTTTATGACCTCTTCTAGCAAGGtcactttttcttttgtttatctttCCTGCTTCCTGTTAGTCCTCCTTCACCCAAACACAGTCATGAGCTTTCTCAGAAATGTGGGATTCCCCTGGGGTATGATTTTATCCCccctgctgtttaacatctacatgaaaccactgagtggggttatcTGGAGTTCTGGAGCACAGTTGTCAGCGATAGGCCGATGACGCACAGCtgtacttctcctttacatctgccgtcaattctctctct contains:
- the LOC128418521 gene encoding proline-rich transmembrane protein 1-like translates to MSNYERLKDDSTTTQDPPPYADKDSHEDPEPTKPLIGPEPRHMGWPSNAVPSQYQHYGAAGAGSYQVPILQPPQATVIIRGPPANEPDYLAYSICTMLCCCLPLGIAALVYSVQTREANLNGDVIAAKRNSKMARILANTALGVGCVLIVVYIIIMAIVYTNAKNQHPPN